One window of the Eschrichtius robustus isolate mEscRob2 chromosome 13, mEscRob2.pri, whole genome shotgun sequence genome contains the following:
- the RAP1B gene encoding ras-related protein Rap-1b, producing MREYKLVVLGSGGVGKSALTVQFVQGIFVEKYDPTIEDSYRKQVEVDAQQCMLEILDTAGTEQFTAMRDLYMKNGQGFALVYSITAQSTFNDLQDLREQILRVKDTDDVPMILVGNKCDLEDERVVGKEQGQNLARQWNNCAFLESSAKSKINVNEIFYDLVRQINRKTPVPGKARKKSSCQLL from the exons ATGCGTGAGTATAAGCTAGTCGTTCTTGGCTCCGGAGGAGTTGGAAAATCTGCTCTG acTGTACAATTTGTTCAAggaatttttgttgaaaaatatgATCCTACGATAGAAGATTCTTATAGAAAG CAAGTTGAAGTAGATGCACAACAGTGTATGCTTGAAATCTTGGATACTGCAGGAACG GAGCAATTTACAGCAATGAGGGATTTGTACATGAAAAACGGACAAGGCTTTGCCTTAGTTTATTCCATCACAGCACAGTCCACATTTAATGATTTACAAGATCTGAGAGAACAGATTCTTCGAGTTAAAGACACTGATGAT GTTCCAATGATTCTGGTTGGTAATAAGTGTGACTTGGAAGATGAAAGAGTTGTAGGAAAGGAACAAGGTCAAAATTTAGCAAGACAATGGAACAACTGTGCATTCTTAGAATCCTCtgcaaaatcaaaaataaatgttaatgag ATCTTTTATGACCTAGTGCGGCAAATTAACAGAAAAACTCCAGTGCCTGGGAAGGCCCGCAAAAAGTCGTCATGTCAGCTGCTTTAA